One part of the Rutidosis leptorrhynchoides isolate AG116_Rl617_1_P2 chromosome 1, CSIRO_AGI_Rlap_v1, whole genome shotgun sequence genome encodes these proteins:
- the LOC139886002 gene encoding uncharacterized mitochondrial protein AtMg01250-like, whose translation MEIMGFRDKWRKWIITCLKPASISILVNGSPTSKFNLEREVRQGDPLPPFLFILAAEGLNVLTKQAVEAKRFLGVEVGGDKIPISHLQYADDTIFFGSWSERNIQNLMKLLKCFELTSGLKVNFHKTNLIGIGVERSEVEHMARLFSCNVGTTSFTYLGLPVGGNMKKEES comes from the coding sequence ATGGAAATTATGGGGTTCAGGGATAAATGGAGAAAATGGATAATTACGTGTTTAAAGCCGGCTTCTATCTCGATCCTCGTTAATGGATCCCCGACAAGTAAGTTCAACTTAGAGAGGGAGGTAAGACAAGGAGACCCACTCCCCCCGTTCCTTTTTATTTTGGCGGCGGAGGGCTTAAATGTTTTAACCAAACAAGCCGTGGAAGCTAAGAGATTCTTGGGGGTTGAAGTTGGTGGCGATAAAATCCCTATCTCGCACCTACAATACGCGGATGATACAATTTTCTTTGGATCATGGAGTGAAAGGAATATTCAGAATCTTATGAAACTCCTAAAATGTTTTGAGTTAACGTCGGGTCTTAAGGTGAATTTTCACAAAACTAATCTTATTGGAATTGGGGTTGAAAGGAGTGAAGTGGAACATATGGCTCGGTTATTTAGTTGTAATGTTGGTACAACCTCATTTACTTATCTTGGTCTACCGGTTGGTGGTAACATGAAAAAGGAAGAGAGTTGA
- the LOC139886009 gene encoding uncharacterized protein — MALIGKWWWRIKSETTSLWVKVIASIYGKSGGLMIEDNLPNDSYKSTWKDIIKTGTNIEDIGLSFRSFFVKEIGDEMTNSFWNELWIGNEMLKHKFKRLARLETNLEAPVGEKLTWDGEKCEGNWSWLRTPSGRAEDELQQLKTMLLDVKLKPQASDMWKKKRLPVLVELVKRGIDLHSVRCPLCDDAIETVDHSLILCKHVSDVWCKVWGRGGIPYVSVEDLFLDSGQATSNVGKFIWQALVWSTSYLLWKNRNQKVFSNKCWNITTALNEIQIKSFE, encoded by the exons ATGGCTTTGATTGGCAAATGGTGGTGGAGGATTAAATCCGAAACTACCTCTTTGTGGGTCAAGGTCATTGCAAGTATTTACGGGAAATCGGGTGGACTCATGATTGAAGACAACCTTCCAAATGACTCCTACAAGTCTACTTGGAAGGATATAATAAAAACCGGGACTAACATTGAAGACATCGGTCTTTCTTTTAGAAGTTTTTTTGTGAAGGAAATAGGTGATGAAATGACGAATTCTTTTTGGAACGAACTTTGGATTGGCAATGAGATGTTAAAGCATAAATTCAAAAGATTGGCAAGACTTGAGACAAACTTAGAAGCTCCAGTTGGTGAAAAACTTACATGGGACGGTGAGAAATGTGAAGGTAATTGGTCATGGCTAAGAACACCAAGTGGTAGAGCCGAAGATGAACTACAACAATTGAAGACCATGCTCTTGGACGTGAAACTAAAACCGCAAGCTAGCGATATGTGGAA GAAAAAGCGTCTCCCGGTATTGGTGGAACTTGTCAAAAGAGGCATTGATCTACATTCGGTTCGATGCCCATTATGCGATGATGCAATTGAAACGGTTGACCACTCGCTTATTTTGTGTAAACATGTGTCCGATGTGTGGTGCAAAGTGTGGGGACGCGGTGGTATACCATATGTTAGTGTCGAAGACCTCTTCCTTGATTCGGGGCAAGCAACTTCAAATGTGGGTAAATTTATTTGGCAAGCGTTGGTTTGGTCTACTAGTTATCTTTTATGGAAAAATCGAAACCAAAAAGTTTTTTCAAATAAGTGTTGGAACATAACGACGGCTTTGAACGAGATACAAATTAAAAGTTTCGAGTAG